Proteins encoded together in one Candidatus Hydrogenedens sp. window:
- a CDS encoding aspartate kinase, translating into MGAITCKFGGTSLADANCIKKVKEIILSSNNRRYIVPSAPGKRNPNDKKITDLLYLWYKIAHEGLDASEPEKIIRERFNTIVSELSLNIDINKEIDEIARNAGIFDTPDYMASRGEYLNGKIIAEYLGATFVEPAKSIFFTESGFLDTKTYDILGEQLQGSGLFVVPGFYGSMPDGSIKTFPRGGSDITGAIVARASKSILYENWTDVNGFRMADPKIVPNAKRIEEITYQELRELSYMGATVLHDKSIFPVLETGTPIHIKNTHEPDNPGTMIVKSRLPKGPVCGIAGLGGFSMINIEKTFMNKERGFGLKVLSVLDEFDVRWEHMPTGIDTMSVIIRNNELGNKGQLIVDAIKKRCNTDDVSITKGLAMIATVGLGMNHHIGVAARLCSALAQAQVNIRVIDQGSSEMNILIGVDESDLNKSIQAIYNAFEDWS; encoded by the coding sequence ATGGGTGCAATTACATGTAAATTTGGTGGAACATCACTTGCAGATGCAAATTGTATAAAAAAAGTGAAAGAAATAATACTTTCATCAAATAATCGTAGATATATTGTTCCTTCTGCTCCCGGGAAAAGAAACCCTAATGACAAAAAGATTACAGACCTCTTATATCTATGGTATAAAATTGCCCATGAAGGTTTGGATGCATCCGAACCTGAAAAGATTATTAGAGAACGGTTTAATACAATTGTATCGGAACTTTCTTTAAACATTGATATAAATAAAGAAATAGATGAGATAGCCCGAAATGCAGGTATCTTTGATACACCTGATTATATGGCCTCAAGAGGAGAATATCTAAACGGAAAAATTATTGCGGAATATTTGGGTGCAACATTTGTAGAACCTGCAAAATCTATTTTCTTTACCGAATCGGGTTTTTTGGATACAAAAACATACGATATTCTGGGTGAACAATTGCAAGGGTCGGGGCTTTTTGTCGTTCCTGGCTTCTACGGTTCAATGCCTGATGGTAGTATAAAGACATTTCCAAGAGGGGGTAGTGATATTACAGGTGCTATTGTTGCCCGAGCAAGTAAGTCTATTCTATATGAAAATTGGACGGATGTTAATGGTTTCCGTATGGCTGACCCTAAAATTGTTCCTAATGCAAAAAGAATAGAGGAAATAACCTATCAGGAATTAAGGGAACTATCCTATATGGGTGCAACGGTTTTACATGATAAATCTATATTTCCTGTTCTTGAAACAGGCACACCCATACATATTAAAAATACACATGAACCTGATAATCCAGGCACGATGATTGTTAAAAGCAGACTACCCAAAGGTCCTGTGTGTGGAATTGCTGGTTTGGGCGGGTTTAGTATGATTAATATTGAAAAGACCTTTATGAATAAAGAAAGAGGTTTTGGTTTGAAAGTTTTATCAGTCCTTGATGAGTTTGATGTTCGTTGGGAACATATGCCAACAGGTATTGACACAATGTCTGTAATTATCCGTAATAATGAATTGGGAAACAAGGGGCAATTAATCGTAGATGCAATTAAGAAAAGATGTAATACGGATGATGTTAGTATTACAAAGGGTCTTGCAATGATTGCTACTGTGGGTTTGGGCATGAACCATCATATTGGAGTTGCTGCAAGATTATGTTCTGCACTTGCACAAGCACAGGTGAATATCCGTGTTATTGACCAGGGTTCTTCTGAAATGAATATCTTAATCGGTGTAGATGAATCTGATTTGAATAAATCCATCCAAGCTATTTACAACGCATTTGAAGACTGG